A window of Brachybacterium fresconis contains these coding sequences:
- a CDS encoding O-acetylhomoserine aminocarboxypropyltransferase/cysteine synthase family protein, with protein sequence MTEQPQKFETLAVHAGQQPDSDAGSRALPIHQTTSFVFPTAESAADRFALTEAGPIYTRITNPTQSAVEDRVAALEGGAAGLLVASGQSAITISILNLAGAGDSVAVSPSLYGGSYNLFKHTLSRLGITPQWVEDPTDPASWRAAADETTRAFFVESIPNPKQDIPDLRAVADVAHEVGVPLIVDNTVATPFLLRPLEHGADVVVHSATKFLGGHGTSIAGVIVDGDSFDFSAHAEKYPQFTEPDESYNGLVFAGVPAAFATRARTNLLRDLGPAISPFNAFLIGQGLETLPLRMERHLENTHRVAASLEADDRVGTVTWASLDSSPYKATADKYLPRGAGSVLGFVLPGGLEAGRRFVDALTLHSHVANIGDVRSLVIHPASTTHSQLSEEAQRAAGIEPGFVRLSVGVEHIDDILADIERGLVAAS encoded by the coding sequence ATGACCGAGCAGCCCCAGAAGTTCGAGACCCTCGCCGTCCACGCCGGTCAGCAGCCGGACTCCGACGCCGGCTCGCGCGCCCTGCCGATCCATCAGACCACCAGCTTCGTGTTCCCGACGGCGGAGTCCGCCGCGGATCGCTTCGCGCTCACCGAGGCCGGCCCTATCTACACCCGCATCACCAACCCCACGCAGAGCGCGGTCGAGGACCGGGTCGCCGCTCTCGAGGGCGGCGCGGCGGGCCTGCTGGTGGCCTCCGGGCAGAGCGCCATCACGATCTCGATCCTGAACCTCGCCGGCGCCGGGGATTCGGTGGCCGTCTCCCCGAGCCTGTACGGCGGCTCGTACAACCTGTTCAAGCACACCCTGAGCCGCCTGGGCATCACCCCGCAGTGGGTAGAAGATCCCACGGACCCTGCCTCCTGGCGTGCCGCGGCCGACGAGACCACGCGGGCGTTCTTCGTCGAGTCCATCCCCAATCCCAAGCAGGACATCCCGGACCTGCGGGCCGTCGCCGACGTCGCCCACGAGGTCGGGGTGCCGCTGATCGTCGACAACACCGTCGCCACCCCGTTCCTGCTGCGACCGCTCGAGCACGGCGCCGACGTCGTCGTCCACTCCGCCACCAAGTTCCTCGGCGGCCACGGCACCTCGATCGCCGGCGTCATCGTCGACGGCGACAGCTTCGACTTCTCCGCCCACGCCGAGAAGTACCCGCAGTTCACCGAACCCGACGAGTCCTACAACGGCCTCGTCTTCGCCGGGGTCCCCGCCGCCTTCGCGACCCGCGCCCGCACCAACCTGCTGCGCGACCTCGGCCCGGCCATCTCCCCGTTCAACGCCTTCCTCATCGGGCAGGGGCTGGAGACGCTGCCGCTGCGCATGGAGCGCCACCTGGAGAACACCCATCGGGTCGCCGCATCCCTCGAAGCCGACGACCGCGTGGGCACCGTGACCTGGGCGTCGCTGGACTCCTCGCCGTACAAGGCGACCGCGGACAAGTACCTCCCGCGCGGCGCCGGCAGCGTGCTCGGCTTCGTCCTGCCCGGCGGGCTCGAGGCCGGTCGACGCTTCGTCGACGCCCTCACCCTGCACTCGCACGTGGCGAACATCGGCGATGTGCGCTCCCTGGTGATCCACCCCGCCTCGACGACCCACTCCCAGCTCAGCGAGGAGGCGCAGCGCGCCGCCGGCATCGAGCCCGGATTCGTGCGCCTGAGCGTCGGCGTCGAGCACATCGACGACATCCTCGCCGACATCGAACGAGGACTGGTCGCCGCGAGCTGA
- a CDS encoding N-acetylmuramic acid 6-phosphate etherase yields MTDPDDVTALVDLASPTEERNPASAELDALDARGMVDVILSEDATVAAAVQAQAGPLAELIEVCVAAISGGHTVHYVGAGTSGRLAVLDAVELAPTFNADESMVTAHLAGGPGAFLTAVEGAEDDSDAGADLVARSCGSGDVVIGLAASGRTPFVRGALAEARERGLPTALISANPQAQLASAVDIPILLDVGPEVVTGSTRMKAGTAQKLTLNALSTATMVRLGTTFGNLMIDVRPTNAKLVGRTVRMLVQATGQSAERAAEVLEAADGSVRPALVALLAEVDVAAAEAALAEHPRDAQRVGDPAGIRTAVAALREGADGPAEA; encoded by the coding sequence GTGACCGACCCCGATGACGTGACCGCACTGGTGGACCTCGCCTCTCCGACCGAGGAGCGCAACCCGGCCAGCGCCGAGCTCGATGCGCTCGATGCCCGCGGCATGGTGGACGTGATCCTCTCCGAGGACGCGACCGTCGCCGCCGCCGTGCAGGCACAGGCCGGGCCGCTGGCCGAGCTGATCGAGGTGTGCGTCGCCGCGATCTCCGGCGGGCATACGGTCCACTACGTCGGCGCCGGCACCTCGGGACGGCTGGCCGTGCTCGACGCGGTCGAGCTCGCCCCCACCTTCAACGCGGACGAGTCCATGGTCACCGCGCACCTGGCCGGCGGTCCGGGCGCCTTCCTCACCGCTGTCGAGGGGGCGGAGGACGACTCGGACGCCGGAGCCGATCTGGTCGCCCGCAGCTGCGGGTCGGGGGACGTCGTCATCGGCCTCGCCGCCAGCGGCCGCACACCCTTCGTGCGCGGCGCCCTGGCCGAGGCCCGGGAACGGGGCCTGCCGACCGCGCTGATCTCCGCGAACCCGCAGGCGCAGCTCGCCTCCGCCGTGGACATCCCGATCCTGCTGGACGTCGGCCCCGAGGTGGTCACCGGCTCGACCCGGATGAAGGCCGGCACCGCCCAGAAGCTCACCCTGAACGCCCTGTCCACCGCCACGATGGTGCGCCTGGGGACCACCTTCGGGAATCTCATGATCGACGTGCGCCCCACCAATGCCAAACTCGTCGGCCGCACCGTGCGGATGCTGGTGCAGGCCACCGGTCAGAGCGCGGAGCGGGCCGCGGAGGTGCTCGAGGCGGCCGATGGCAGCGTCCGGCCCGCCCTGGTCGCTCTGCTCGCCGAGGTCGACGTGGCTGCCGCCGAGGCCGCGCTCGCCGAGCATCCCCGGGATGCCCAGCGGGTCGGGGACCCCGCCGGGATCCGCACGGCCGTCGCCGCCCTGCGAGAAGGGGCCGACGGGCCGGCCGAGGCGTGA
- a CDS encoding ABC-F family ATP-binding cassette domain-containing protein yields MPTHSSPSAHSTSAAHSTPPVRPARPTPPVGSPSSAVPVGRTDSGDPRLHLRADGLSFSYPDRRVLTDVSLVVPAGRPTGLLGENGSGKSTLLRILAGDLAPDAGTASAPGPVGVLHQELPAGPATALADVVADALERSRRLERELVAAGEALAAGDGEPAAQAAHRYDELLAEATLADVWNADRRAETVLAGLSLDEIVPATPLGEISGGQRERLALAHLLISRPTTWLLDEPTNHLDDDGAAFLTATIAAHGGPVLIASHDRAFLDDATAAQLDLDPAESPARDEPGGLTLSTGGFSDYLVARFSARDRWEHRFRAEQDELRDLRQAVKDSATVGHVGAEPRTEARASKKFYADRNATVVSRRLREARARLAQLEQDQIRKPPAELHFTHLPPVPGRGRSAKGPGAGRGAVAGGGTAAGSGRGAAGGVLLTASDLAVDGRLGPVSFSLSAGEHLLVTGANGSGKSTLLETVTGHLAPTHGTVDRPRGLRIGYLGQDDAAFPGRTVGEHLRAAAAGTDGAAGTVGGTGTGTVGGAGTAGGAGGGRPPSEDDAVPELFGLVHPRDLTRPLDLLSRGQLRRVMLAALLLDPPELLVLDEPTNHLALVTATRFESALADWPGTVLIASHDRWLRSRWQGELLALPG; encoded by the coding sequence ATGCCTACGCACTCCTCACCCTCTGCGCACTCGACGTCCGCCGCGCACTCGACGCCGCCCGTGCGCCCCGCCCGCCCGACGCCGCCCGTCGGCTCCCCGTCGTCCGCCGTCCCGGTCGGCCGCACCGACTCCGGGGACCCTCGCCTGCACCTGCGGGCGGACGGTCTGTCCTTCTCCTACCCCGACCGGCGCGTCCTGACCGATGTGAGCCTCGTGGTGCCCGCGGGACGACCCACCGGGCTGCTCGGGGAGAACGGCAGCGGCAAATCCACGCTGCTGCGGATCCTCGCCGGGGACCTGGCCCCCGACGCCGGGACGGCGTCGGCCCCCGGCCCCGTCGGCGTCCTGCACCAGGAGCTGCCCGCCGGCCCCGCCACCGCACTCGCCGACGTCGTCGCCGACGCGCTGGAGCGATCCCGGCGCCTGGAGCGCGAGCTCGTCGCCGCGGGGGAGGCCCTCGCCGCCGGCGACGGCGAGCCCGCGGCCCAGGCGGCCCACCGCTACGACGAGCTGCTCGCCGAGGCCACGCTCGCCGATGTCTGGAACGCGGACCGTCGGGCCGAGACCGTCCTGGCCGGGCTGTCTCTCGACGAGATCGTCCCCGCGACGCCGCTGGGGGAGATCAGTGGGGGCCAGCGCGAACGTCTCGCCCTCGCGCACCTGCTGATCTCCCGCCCCACCACCTGGCTGCTCGACGAGCCCACCAATCATCTCGACGACGACGGCGCCGCCTTCCTCACCGCCACCATCGCCGCCCACGGGGGCCCGGTGCTCATCGCCAGCCACGATCGCGCCTTCCTCGACGACGCCACGGCGGCGCAGCTGGACCTCGACCCCGCCGAGTCCCCGGCCCGCGACGAGCCGGGCGGGCTGACCCTCTCCACGGGCGGGTTCAGCGACTACCTGGTGGCCCGCTTCTCCGCGCGGGACCGTTGGGAGCACCGCTTCCGCGCCGAGCAGGACGAGCTGAGGGACCTGCGCCAGGCCGTGAAGGATTCCGCGACCGTCGGCCACGTCGGTGCCGAGCCGCGCACCGAGGCGAGGGCGTCGAAGAAGTTCTACGCGGACCGCAACGCCACCGTCGTCTCCCGCCGGCTGCGGGAGGCCCGCGCCCGGCTCGCCCAGCTCGAGCAGGACCAGATCCGCAAGCCTCCCGCGGAGCTGCACTTCACCCATCTGCCGCCGGTGCCCGGCCGGGGCAGATCAGCGAAGGGCCCGGGAGCGGGACGCGGTGCCGTCGCAGGAGGCGGCACGGCCGCAGGGAGCGGCAGGGGAGCAGCCGGCGGGGTGCTGCTGACGGCGAGCGACCTCGCCGTCGACGGCCGCCTCGGCCCCGTCTCGTTCAGCCTGTCGGCCGGGGAGCATCTGCTGGTCACGGGTGCCAACGGCTCCGGGAAATCGACGCTGCTGGAGACCGTGACCGGTCACCTCGCCCCCACGCACGGCACCGTCGACCGCCCCCGAGGACTGCGCATCGGCTACCTCGGTCAGGACGATGCGGCGTTCCCGGGACGCACCGTCGGCGAGCACCTGCGGGCAGCCGCCGCGGGCACGGACGGAGCTGCCGGCACGGTCGGCGGCACGGGCACCGGCACGGTCGGCGGCGCGGGCACGGCCGGTGGCGCGGGCGGGGGCCGACCCCCGTCGGAGGACGACGCCGTGCCGGAGCTGTTCGGTCTGGTCCATCCCCGCGACCTGACCCGACCCCTCGATCTGCTCTCCCGCGGTCAGCTGCGTCGGGTCATGCTCGCCGCTCTGCTGCTGGACCCGCCCGAGCTGCTGGTCCTGGACGAGCCCACCAACCACCTGGCCCTGGTCACCGCGACCCGCTTCGAGAGCGCGCTGGCCGACTGGCCGGGCACCGTGCTGATCGCGTCGCACGACCGTTGGCTGCGCAGCCGCTGGCAGGGAGAGCTGCTCGCGCTGCCGGGATGA
- a CDS encoding HAD family hydrolase gives MSSAPAPLPSSPLDNWPPSWTPAAVIFDFDGLLVDTEAEWVRVQDAYLAMHQVRMDPATRRQVTGQSAEMVVTVIGRLVDKSPEIVAEELLAAHREGLRGREQLVPLPGGMETVRAVAAKRPVAIASNSPRDMLDHKLEATGLDAVVDAHVAVEDITHPKPAPDIYLRAAEMLGVDPTDCLGFEDSETGAAAALAAGLHLIAVPSIPGQDPRAQRRLTTLEDDVLTDWIAGWDVRR, from the coding sequence ATGAGCTCCGCACCCGCGCCCCTGCCGTCGTCCCCGCTGGACAACTGGCCGCCCTCCTGGACTCCCGCCGCCGTCATCTTCGACTTCGACGGACTGCTGGTGGACACCGAGGCCGAATGGGTTCGCGTGCAGGACGCCTACCTCGCGATGCACCAGGTCCGGATGGACCCCGCCACCCGCCGTCAGGTCACCGGACAGTCGGCGGAGATGGTCGTGACCGTGATCGGCCGCCTGGTCGACAAGTCTCCTGAGATCGTCGCCGAGGAGCTGCTGGCCGCCCATCGCGAGGGCCTGCGCGGCCGCGAGCAGCTGGTTCCGCTGCCCGGCGGCATGGAGACCGTGCGGGCGGTGGCCGCGAAGCGCCCGGTGGCGATCGCCTCGAACTCCCCGCGGGACATGCTCGACCACAAGCTCGAGGCCACCGGCCTGGACGCGGTGGTCGACGCCCACGTCGCGGTCGAGGACATCACCCATCCCAAGCCCGCGCCGGACATCTACCTGCGGGCCGCCGAGATGCTCGGCGTCGACCCCACCGACTGCCTCGGCTTCGAGGACTCCGAGACCGGAGCGGCCGCCGCGCTCGCCGCCGGGTTGCACCTGATCGCCGTGCCGTCCATCCCCGGGCAGGACCCCCGCGCCCAGCGCCGCCTGACCACCCTCGAGGACGACGTGCTGACCGACTGGATCGCCGGCTGGGACGTGCGGCGATGA
- a CDS encoding HAD family hydrolase — MTPAPGAGDRTAGSTSPGTPAPAPGTPAPAPGTGDPERFRQVFGDWTPQAVVFDCDGLLLDTESVWQLAQDAVVAAHGAQLRPEDDTALHGSTIEDAATILADRSNSSSEALLADLHVAFDRELGGGIRLLPGAREIVEAAGARVPLGCASNSWLESLQDKLRLGGLREHFAVLEASDTVEHPKPAPDMYARAARALGVQPDQALALEDSGTGASAARDAGLRLIAVPAPGHPAPEADLVLGSLTDPDLAAWIATW, encoded by the coding sequence ATGACTCCCGCCCCCGGTGCCGGCGACCGGACGGCCGGATCGACGTCCCCCGGCACGCCGGCTCCTGCCCCCGGCACACCGGCTCCAGCTCCCGGCACGGGCGATCCCGAGCGGTTCCGGCAGGTCTTCGGCGACTGGACGCCGCAGGCGGTCGTCTTCGACTGCGACGGGCTGCTGCTGGACACCGAGAGCGTCTGGCAGCTCGCCCAGGACGCCGTGGTCGCCGCCCACGGCGCGCAGCTGCGCCCGGAGGACGACACCGCGCTGCACGGCTCGACCATCGAGGACGCGGCGACGATCCTCGCCGACCGCTCGAACAGCAGCAGCGAAGCTCTCCTGGCCGACCTCCACGTCGCCTTCGACCGGGAGCTCGGCGGCGGCATCCGCCTGCTGCCCGGCGCCCGCGAGATCGTCGAAGCGGCCGGGGCCCGCGTCCCGCTGGGCTGCGCCTCCAACTCCTGGCTGGAATCCCTTCAGGACAAGCTGCGCCTCGGCGGCCTGCGGGAGCACTTCGCCGTGCTGGAGGCCTCGGACACCGTCGAGCACCCGAAACCGGCCCCCGACATGTACGCCCGGGCCGCCCGTGCCCTCGGGGTCCAGCCCGATCAGGCCCTCGCCCTCGAGGACTCCGGAACCGGAGCGAGCGCCGCCCGGGACGCCGGGCTGCGGCTCATCGCGGTGCCGGCACCCGGCCATCCCGCTCCGGAGGCCGATCTCGTCCTGGGCTCCCTGACCGACCCGGACCTGGCCGCATGGATCGCCACCTGGTGA
- a CDS encoding N-acetylglucosamine kinase, translating to MDADASDPTRVVIAGDIGGTRSRLVLAPLGGGVRAEAEGPGANLRSSGSAALDHLADTVAAVLEDGRHELGDGIEVAAVSLGISGAGPARAHEVAAAVGERLARLGIPEDRLLVTDDLHTAFLAGGVGDDGLLVLAGTGAVAVRFQQREAVARRDGMGWLLGDIGSAVWLGRRTLQAVAADLDGRGRRTHLTEQVADMLDLDLRDGLLPPSPTGDPRQDLIRALDEHLPAGAPAALGRFARLPGTVPEDPAAREILDTAVRHVMDTVRALDPEGGLPVVLAGSVLATPGPIHDEITTGLEADGRSFTTASSGLPGALLLAREKAGENRG from the coding sequence ATGGACGCCGACGCCTCCGACCCGACCCGCGTCGTGATCGCCGGGGACATCGGCGGCACCCGCTCGCGGCTGGTCCTCGCTCCGCTGGGAGGAGGGGTGAGGGCCGAGGCCGAGGGGCCGGGCGCGAACCTGCGCTCCTCGGGCTCCGCCGCCCTGGACCATCTGGCCGACACCGTGGCCGCGGTCCTGGAGGACGGCCGCCACGAGCTCGGCGACGGGATCGAGGTCGCCGCGGTCTCGCTCGGCATCTCGGGCGCCGGTCCGGCTCGGGCGCACGAGGTGGCCGCCGCCGTCGGCGAGCGGCTCGCGCGTCTCGGCATCCCCGAGGACCGTCTGCTGGTCACCGATGATCTGCACACCGCCTTCCTCGCAGGAGGCGTGGGCGATGACGGGCTGCTGGTGCTGGCCGGCACCGGCGCGGTGGCCGTCCGCTTCCAGCAGCGTGAGGCGGTCGCTCGCCGCGACGGGATGGGCTGGCTGCTCGGCGACATCGGCTCGGCGGTGTGGCTGGGACGGCGCACCCTCCAGGCGGTCGCGGCGGACCTCGACGGGCGCGGCCGACGGACCCACCTGACCGAGCAGGTCGCCGACATGCTGGATCTCGATCTGCGCGACGGACTGCTGCCGCCCTCCCCCACCGGCGACCCGCGCCAGGATCTGATCCGCGCCCTGGACGAGCACCTCCCGGCCGGAGCGCCGGCCGCTCTCGGACGGTTCGCCCGCCTGCCCGGCACGGTCCCCGAGGACCCGGCCGCCCGCGAGATCCTCGACACCGCCGTGCGGCACGTCATGGACACCGTGCGGGCGCTGGATCCGGAGGGGGGCCTGCCCGTGGTGCTGGCCGGTTCGGTGCTGGCCACCCCCGGGCCGATCCACGACGAGATCACCACCGGCCTCGAGGCCGACGGGCGCTCCTTCACCACGGCCTCCTCCGGTCTTCCCGGTGCCCTGCTGCTGGCTCGGGAGAAGGCCGGCGAGAACCGGGGATGA
- a CDS encoding thioredoxin-like domain-containing protein, which yields MTTPSDPSAPLTDRAHGSPLRGRGWLNTGGVDLDLESLRGKIVLLDFWTFCCVNCLHVLDELRPLEEKWADELVIVGVHSPKFEFEKDPEALAANIERYEVSHPVIDDPELETWTEYGARAWPTLMVLDTHGRIAGNLSGEGHGENIDQLVARLVVEGEADGSLRRGPAPTVLTERVPQTLRFPSKLTTLPDGRLVVSDAGQHRLVVFQDEGHTVDEIIGTGARGHADGDGATAQFAEPNGVLALPDDVAAEVGYDLLVTDTSNHLLRGVKVGQDRLLRSRTATEVSTVAGSGSQWMQGDQQPRGEGDARSYALSTPWDLTWSRVLNRAVIAMAGIHQLWTFDPVTGALMVLAGTTQEGLIDGAAVSSWWAQPSGLDELRDGRIVVADSETSAVRVLDPQTMQVSTLVGQGLFDFGHVDGSADVARLQHPLAVTALPDGRIAVVDTYNGSIRIIEEHAEDDAESSASVTVVTVATDLDEPSDAIVGPPVDGIGQLIVVESGAHRVTWVPVAKAAERVIDLGAQRSERPVTDVGPGPLTVRVLFTPPEGHKLDDSLGPSTQVTVSTTPSAMLTDGSGVDTSLERTLTLDPAYSEGVLHVSARAASCDADPAVEFPACHMHQQDWGVPIRVVDGAPTHLDLSLLA from the coding sequence ATGACCACACCGAGCGACCCCTCCGCGCCCTTGACCGACCGGGCCCACGGCTCCCCGCTGCGTGGGCGCGGGTGGCTGAACACGGGCGGCGTCGACCTCGACCTGGAGTCGCTGCGGGGCAAGATCGTGCTGCTGGACTTCTGGACGTTCTGCTGCGTGAACTGTCTGCATGTGCTCGACGAGCTGCGTCCTCTGGAGGAGAAGTGGGCCGATGAGCTGGTCATCGTCGGCGTCCATTCCCCGAAGTTCGAGTTCGAGAAGGATCCCGAGGCGCTGGCGGCGAACATCGAGCGCTACGAGGTCTCCCACCCGGTCATCGACGACCCGGAGCTGGAGACCTGGACCGAGTACGGCGCCCGTGCCTGGCCGACCCTGATGGTGCTCGACACCCACGGGCGCATCGCCGGCAACCTCTCCGGCGAGGGCCACGGGGAGAACATCGACCAGCTGGTCGCCCGCCTCGTCGTCGAAGGGGAGGCCGACGGTTCGCTGCGCCGCGGACCCGCGCCGACCGTGCTGACCGAGCGGGTGCCCCAGACCCTCCGCTTCCCGTCCAAGCTCACCACGCTGCCCGACGGGCGTCTGGTGGTCTCCGACGCCGGCCAGCACCGCCTTGTGGTCTTCCAGGACGAGGGCCACACCGTCGACGAGATCATCGGCACCGGCGCCCGCGGCCACGCGGACGGCGACGGCGCGACCGCCCAGTTCGCCGAGCCCAACGGCGTTCTCGCGCTCCCGGACGACGTCGCCGCCGAGGTCGGCTACGACCTGCTGGTCACCGACACCTCCAATCATCTCCTGCGCGGGGTGAAGGTGGGTCAGGATCGCCTGCTGCGCTCGCGCACCGCGACCGAGGTGAGCACCGTCGCCGGCTCGGGTTCGCAGTGGATGCAGGGCGATCAGCAGCCGCGCGGCGAGGGCGATGCGCGCAGCTACGCGCTGTCCACCCCGTGGGATCTGACCTGGTCCCGCGTGCTGAACCGCGCGGTGATCGCCATGGCCGGCATCCACCAGCTGTGGACCTTCGACCCGGTCACCGGAGCCCTGATGGTGCTCGCCGGCACCACCCAGGAAGGGCTGATCGACGGCGCCGCCGTCTCCTCCTGGTGGGCGCAGCCCTCCGGCCTCGACGAGCTGCGCGACGGCCGGATCGTCGTCGCCGACTCCGAGACCTCCGCGGTGCGCGTGCTCGACCCACAGACCATGCAGGTCAGCACGCTCGTCGGACAGGGGCTGTTCGACTTCGGCCACGTCGACGGCTCCGCGGACGTCGCGCGCCTCCAGCATCCCCTGGCGGTCACCGCTCTGCCCGACGGCCGCATCGCGGTCGTCGATACCTACAACGGGTCGATCCGGATCATCGAGGAGCACGCGGAGGACGACGCCGAGTCGTCCGCCTCGGTCACCGTGGTCACCGTCGCGACCGATCTCGATGAGCCCTCCGATGCGATCGTCGGCCCCCCGGTCGACGGCATCGGTCAGCTGATCGTGGTGGAGTCCGGGGCCCACCGCGTCACCTGGGTGCCGGTCGCCAAGGCAGCCGAGCGCGTCATCGACCTGGGCGCCCAGCGCTCCGAGCGCCCCGTCACCGACGTCGGTCCCGGGCCGCTGACGGTGCGCGTGCTGTTCACCCCGCCCGAGGGGCACAAGCTCGACGACTCGCTGGGCCCCTCCACCCAGGTCACCGTCTCCACCACTCCGTCGGCCATGCTGACCGACGGGTCCGGCGTCGACACGTCGCTGGAGCGCACCCTGACCCTGGATCCCGCCTACTCCGAGGGTGTCCTGCACGTCAGCGCCCGTGCCGCCTCCTGTGACGCCGATCCCGCGGTCGAGTTCCCCGCCTGCCACATGCATCAGCAGGACTGGGGCGTGCCGATCCGCGTCGTCGACGGCGCCCCCACCCACCTGGATCTGTCCCTGCTCGCCTGA